One window of Nakaseomyces glabratus chromosome A, complete sequence genomic DNA carries:
- the GGA1 gene encoding ubiquitin-binding protein (CAGL0A02629g~Ortholog(s) have ubiquitin binding activity) has product MPTGIYLTEGPVRRSQVSGNPLLRKIQRACRMSLPEPDLALNLDVADYINEKQGAAPRDAVFAIVKLINCHDTHTAVFALALLDVLVKNCGYPVHLQISRKEFLNELVKRFPERPPMRYSKVQRLILTAIEEWYQTICKTASYKDDLGYIRDMHRLLKYKGYAFPKIQDEHLAVMRPNDQLKTASEIQKEQEIAQAAKLEELIRRGRPEDLREANKLMKVMAGFKEDNIIQAKQTINHELNKLRRKADLLNEMLSQEQPDLSSETMEELYSALKVAQPKFQKIIEEEHEDDTLVQSLLKFNDTVNQLLEKYNLLKIGNKQAAAAINPENISEVPAGSNAGALANEINLIDFDDEPARDSSNDQQGASNGNNTSLDDLFGDLTLGQADTNNNNNQSLVGGGISLGAGKPSVATTGASAGLSNDSSDLLDSVLASPPPSLVQASNTPASTNISAADDLLGDFVSSPSPVANASASQKLSLFKSGDIEIELDLARESDSTLKLKVFFNNLTFQTINNLVFSIATPKSVQLRLEPQSGNLLLANSKGGITQNAWIDNAPTTLTKPLKLKWKVSYTYNSSNKEETAVYTLPKI; this is encoded by the coding sequence ATGCCTACTGGAATATATTTGACTGAGGGGCCTGTTCGGAGGTCGCAGGTGAGTGGGAACCCGCTGCTGCGGAAGATCCAGCGTGCGTGCCGGATGTCTCTTCCGGAGCCCGACCTGGCGTTGAACCTGGATGTTGCTGATTATATCAACGAGAAGCAGGGTGCTGCTCCCCGGGATGCTGTGTTTGCCATTGTGAAGCTGATCAATTGCCATGATACGCACACCGCGGTGTTTGCGCTGGCGTTGCTGGACGTTTTGGTGAAGAACTGTGGGTATCCGGTGCACTTGCAAATCTCCCGGAAGGAGTTTCTGAATGAGCTGGTCAAGCGGTTCCCGGAAAGGCCTCCCATGCGCTACTCCAAGGTGCAGAGGCTGATTCTGACTGCGATCGAGGAGTGGTACCAGACCATATGCAAGACTGCGAGCTACAAGGACGACCTGGGCTACATCAGAGACATGCACAGGTTGTTGAAGTACAAGGGCTATGCGTTCCCTAAGATACAGGACGAGCACTTAGCGGTGATGCGCCCTAACGACCAGTTGAAGACCGCCAGTGAGATTCAAAAGGAACAAGAGATCGCCCAGGCAGCCAAATTGGAGGAGCTAATCAGACGCGGGAGACCAGAAGACTTGAGAGAGGCCAACAAGCTGATGAAAGTCATGGCTGGTTTCAAGGAGGACAACATTATCCAGGCCAAACAGACCATTAACCATGAGCTGAACAAATTGAGACGTAAAGCGGACCTGTTGAATGAGATGTTGAGTCAAGAACAACCTGACTTGTCAAGTGAAACTATGGAAGAGCTATACAGTGCACTAAAAGTGGCCCAGCCAAAATTCCAGAAGATCATCGAAGAAGAGCACGAGGATGACACGCTAGTGCAGAGTCTTCTTAAATTCAACGACACTGTTAACCAGTTACTAGAGAAATACAACTTGTTAAAGATTGGTAACAAGCAAGCTGCAGCAGCCATTAACCCAGAGAATATCAGTGAAGTGCCTGCAGGTAGCAATGCAGGTGCTTTGGCTAATGAAATTAACTTGATCGACTTTGATGATGAGCCTGCAAGAGATAGTAGCAACGATCAACAAGGTGCTTCTAATGGTAACAACACATCACTTGATGACTTATTTGGTGATCTCACTTTGGGCCAAGCTGATacaaacaataacaacaacCAATCCCTAGTCGGAGGTGGTATTTCTCTAGGTGCTGGTAAACCATCCGTTGCTACAACTGGTGCCAGTGCTGGTTTGAGTAATGACAGCTCTGATCTTTTGGATTCAGTTTTAGCGTCTCCACCTCCTTCATTGGTTCAAGCTAGCAACACCCCAGCTTCTACTAATATTAGTGCCGCAGATGACTTGCTAGGTGACTTCGTGTCAAGCCCATCTCCAGTTGCTAACGCATCTGCTTCACAAAAGCTTTCGCTGTTTAAATCAGGTGATATAGAGATTGAGCTTGACCTAGCTAGAGAGTCTGATTCTacattgaaattgaaggtGTTTTTCAATAACCTTACCTTCCAAACCATAAATAATTTGGTCTTTTCTATTGCCACACCAAAATCAGTTCAGCTGAGATTAGAACCTCAGTCTGGGAACCTGTTATTAGCAAACTCTAAGGGCGGCATTACTCAAAATGCATGGATCGACAATGCACCAACAACATTGACCAAacctttgaaattgaaatggaAGGTCTCCTATACTTACAACTCAAGCAATAAAGAGGAAACTGCTGTTTATACCTTAccaaaaatttga
- the BCP1 gene encoding protein-transporting protein BCP1 (CAGL0A02673g~Ortholog(s) have role in ribosomal large subunit export from nucleus and endoplasmic reticulum, nuclear envelope localization), translating into MVQAIKLSELGNRKRRNDPVNEDEESEIDISSTDSEEENAGDEEQEIVNIDFDFFDGNPDVDFHAVKHLIRQLLGPQESNRVQLSALSDLILSSPTTTIKTDGKESDPYCFLSFINYKENKDSDYAKYLRKLDTRIETFLQTLDNTGNKSCALVMSERLINMPPEVVTPLYRITMEDAAAANEGKPFDFYVIVSRKYEVNFDMDEAEGDASARSKKRVRGKSEVDYFHEEDRFFEKHAKVHFDGESKKGLIASYIIIDHDSLVKSINEFEQEVSTW; encoded by the coding sequence ATGGTGCAGGCTATTAAACTGAGTGAACTGGGCAACAGGAAGCGTAGGAACGATCCTGTTAACGAGGACGAGGAGTCTGAGATTGATATCAGCAGCACGGACTCTGAGGAGGAGAATGCTGGGGATGAGGAGCAAGAGATAGTGAACATAgactttgatttctttgatgGGAACCCCGATGTAGACTTTCATGCGGTGAAGCACTTGATCCGCCAGTTGTTGGGTCCGCAGGAGAGCAACCGTGTTCAGCTGAGTGCGCTGTCTGATCTGATACTTTCCTCGCCAACCACTACCATCAAGACGGACGGTAAGGAGTCTGACCCGTACTGTTTCCTGTCCTTCATCAACTACAAGGAGAACAAGGACAGCGACTATGCGAAGTACTTGCGGAAGCTGGACACTAGGATTGAGACTTTCCTGCAGACGCTGGACAACACGGGCAACAAGAGCTGTGCGCTGGTGATGAGCGAGAGGCTGATCAACATGCCACCAGAGGTAGTCACGCCGCTGTACCGCATCACCATGGAGGACGCGGCAGCAGCAAACGAGGGCAAACCGTTCGACTTCTACGTGATAGTGAGCAGGAAGTACGAGGTCAACTTCGATATGGACGAGGCAGAAGGAGACGCCAGCGCCAGGTCGAAGAAGAGAGTCAGGGGCAAGAGCGAGGTAGACTACTTCCACGAGGAGGACAGGTTCTTCGAGAAGCACGCCAAAGTGCACTTCGATGGCGAGTCCAAGAAGGGCCTCATCGCATCATACATCATTATAGACCACGACAGCCTGGTGAAGAGCATCAACGAATTCGAACAGGAAGTATCCACCTGGTAG
- the EAF1 gene encoding Eaf1p (CAGL0A02651g~Ortholog(s) have role in DNA repair, cellular protein complex assembly, chromatin organization and NuA4 histone acetyltransferase complex localization), whose translation MSVSSSRSVTPTTAGEGKKEILSQRSSKLSQLYCLSRLDDVMLVKGKREEFVRDLHRFLEENDVDKSIAKLNQKTEERYVLKPLKIQRFRKSLGMGSKVFRGIKRSEHDIIRTKDNAIVYVREENPYSPSIEWVTRKRKLAEDQTQDVSYKRQKRSYEPIHQYQISKLPPKPTPIEKPSAVSKTLNEKLNEVYDTEERLDSRYNEGSIDSLESVYLMMKEIAPSMIPGGIPLAELRYMAQTLPLISLIPRAHKVLTSDMINQALHESRITVVSSRIEELRRSGLWSLRQPKRFVDGWNRENTHRGTLLKEAKWMREDFVEGKKYKIAVCTTLAQAVQDYWTYGKVCCVRCKPIHVPGEDTPNSNDRSDKSVDETLAKTVLVEPLVEPVDVDIVQDSVIENDEKGDDTKNVQANKETEKESQVANEDVDDVMKDVTEQDVDNDIAIDRNDGSDDNDNGNGNDNDNGNGNDNDNGNDSDNAIDTWLLQRRANPKDEIVPKKLPEISDEEYQRMKQSDKKSKIFKLTITENDLSGFQSTLLSEFPVYKGIDDEDSHINLDTLEMIPVSKSLVLPDFDHYYKIVEKQLIDEEQTLLQLSKRRGLFYGNRRNHYLRPPSVPSLKYLQNRTPTIWLPEDDQELVKNISTYAYNWDLISAQMTRMPSNSYLSNIERRTPWQCFERFVQLNEKFSFSDLKGPRAHAAQQWLIEAHKFQQRQNRRISPLGVGPESIQRGHRRLRWASIFEAMRKTIKKRENAPRPNPTQPRKMLDSKNMKVPTPAEMSALKAQRDEAIRRDIQLRRTAKNRLQVKQNPQVSKSKQSQKQGSPSLSRQQHPVPPNGQRPVNLPVGSQFRVDNMQQQQQQQKQYDARFVQKQAMQGNAGKIVSSAAAPEKVPNTSYTNVVNKQITPAMQAQNEQRIAAENKLINSYVKKIIKQNPGVSPEIALKAAQSYLTTMKNQQAQKRFKDSKLNSASGAQVKNIPQPGESVNLSQQGMSVMNRGVPSPVQTDPRQIYAGRASNAPGKPVTTVDTIPETVQTMKSPTPQEILKKFQK comes from the coding sequence ATGTCGGTATCGTCGTCGCGATCTGTGACTCCCACGACTGCTGGAGAGGGCAAGAAGGAGATCCTGAGCCAGCGAAGCAGCAAGCTTAGCCAGCTGTACTGCCTTTCGCGGCTCGATGACGTTATGCTGGTGAAGGGTAAGCGCGAAGAGTTCGTGCGTGACCTGCATAGGTTTCTGGAGGAGAACGACGTGGATAAGAGCATAGCGAAGCTGAACCAGAAAACTGAAGAGCGGTATGTGTTGAAGCCATTGAAGATACAACGGTTTAGGAAATCGCTTGGCATGGGTTCTAAGGTGTTTAGGGGTATTAAGAGGAGCGAACACGATATCATAAGGACGAAGGACAACGCTATTGTGTATGTCAGAGAGGAGAACCCATACTCACCTTCTATTGAATGGGTGACTCGGAAGAGGAAACTCGCCGAAGACCAAACCCAAGATGTTAGTTACAAGCGACAAAAGAGAAGTTATGAGCCCATTCATCAGTATCAGATAAGCAAATTACCACCTAAACCTACTCCTATAGAAAAACCTTCAGCTGTTAGCAAAACACTGAATGAAAAGCTGAATGAAGTCTATGACACTGAAGAACGGTTAGACTCCAGGTATAATGAAGGCAGTATAGATTCTTTAGAATCGGtatatttgatgatgaaagaaatagcACCATCAATGATTCCAGGTGGTATTCCATTGGCAGAACTTAGATATATGGCACAAACTTTGCCACTTATAAGTTTAATACCAAGGGCTCATAAGGTTTTGACTTCCGATATGATTAATCAAGCATTGCATGAGTCCAGGATAACCGTCGTAAGCTCGAGAATTGAAGAACTGCGAAGATCGGGGTTGTGGTCATTAAGGCAACCAAAACGATTTGTCGATGGTTGGAACCGTGAGAATACTCATCGTGGTACTCTATTAAAAGAAGCGAAGTGGATGAGAGAAGATTTTGTGGAAGGGAAGAAGTATAAGATTGCTGTGTGTACAACTCTGGCACAAGCTGTACAAGATTATTGGACGTACGGAAAGGTTTGTTGCGTTAGGTGTAAGCCAATTCATGTCCCAGGAGAAGACACTCCTAATTCAAATGATAGGAGTGATAAAAGTGTGGATGAAACTTTAGCAAAAACTGTATTAGTAGAGCCTTTGGTTGAACCAGTTGATGTTGATATTGTGCAAGACTCTGTTATAGAGAACGATGAAAAAGGTGATGATACTAAAAATGTGCAAGCAAATAAAGAGACAGAAAAGGAGAGCCAGGTGGCTAACGAAGATGTTGATGATGTTATGAAAGATGTGACGGAACAGGATGTTGATAATGACATTGCAATCGATAGGAATGATGGTTctgatgataatgataatggtaatggtaatgataatgataatggtaatggtaatgataatgataatgGTAATGACAGTGATAATGCTATTGATACGTGGTTATTGCAGAGGAGAGCTAATCCAAAGGACGAAATAGTACCTAAGAAGCTACCTGAGATTTCTGATGAAGAGTATCAGAGAATGAAGCAATCGGATAAAAAATCGAAAATATTTAAATTGACAATTACCGAAAACGATCTTAGTGGGTTTCAAAGCACATTACTCTCAGAGTTTCCAGTATACAAAGGTATAGACGATGAAGATTCGCATATTAATTTAGATACACTTGAAATGATACCTGTTTCTAAGTCATTAGTACTTCCTGACTTTGATCATTACTACAAGATAGTTGAAAAGCAGCTCATAGATGAAGAGCAAACTCTACTGCAATTGAGCAAACGTAGAGGGTTATTTTATGGTAACAGGAGAAATCACTATCTAAGACCACCATCAGTGccatctttgaaatatttgcAAAATAGAACGCCTACAATTTGGTTACCAGAGGATGATCAAGAGTTGGTGAAAAATATTAGTACTTATGCCTACAATTGGGATTTAATTAGTGCACAAATGACTCGGATGCCAAGTAACAGTTACTTGTCAAACATTGAAAGGAGAACTCCTTGGCAATGTTTTGAGAGATTTGTTCAGCTCAATGAGAAATTTAGCTTTTCGGATTTGAAAGGTCCACGGGCACACGCAGCGCAACAATGGTTGATTGAAGCTCACAAGTTCCAACAAAGACAAAATAGAAGAATTTCACCATTGGGTGTTGGTCCAGAGTCGATTCAAAGAGGTCATAGAAGATTGAGATGGGCAAGCATTTTCGAGGCGATGCGTAAGACAATAAAAAAGCGGGAAAATGCACCACGTCCTAATCCGACTCAACCACGAAAGATGTTAGATAGTAAGAATATGAAGGTCCCTACACCTGCAGAAATGTCCGCTTTGAAAGCTCAACGAGATGAGGCTATAAGAAGAGACATTCAATTGAGGAGAACAGCCAAAAATAGATTACAAGTTAAGCAAAATCCGCAGGTTTCAAAATCTAAACAGTCACAAAAACAAGGCTCTCCTTCGTTGTCGCGTCAACAGCATCCGGTTCCTCCTAATGGACAGCGTCCTGTTAATTTGCCTGTTGGATCTCAGTTTAGGGTTGATAACAtgcagcaacagcagcaacagcaaaaaCAGTATGATGCCAGGTTTGTTCAAAAACAGGCAATGCAAGGTAATGCAGGTAAGATCGTTTCTTCAGCTGCTGCTCCAGAAAAGGTCCCTAATACCTCATACACTAATGTAGTGAATAAACAAATTACCCCGGCAATGCAAGCCCAGAATGAACAGCGCATTGCAGCGGAGAATAAATTAATCAATAGTtatgtgaaaaaaattatcaagCAAAATCCTGGTGTTTCCCCTGAAATTGCACTAAAAGCGGCTCAGAGCTATTTGACAACTATGAAGAATCAACAGGCACAAAAAAGATTCAAGGACAGCAAGCTAAATTCAGCTTCTGGTGCTCAAGTTAAGAACATTCCCCAGCCTGGGGAATCAGTTAACCTGTCACAGCAGGGCATGTCTGTCATGAACAGAGGTGTACCATCGCCGGTGCAGACGGATCCGCGGCAGATATATGCCGGTAGGGCCTCGAATGCACCGGGCAAGCCAGTAACGACTGTGGATACGATACCTGAAACTGTACAGACAATGAAGTCACCAACTCCTCAGGAgatattaaagaaattccaaaaataa
- the CNL1 gene encoding Cnl1p (CAGL0A02618g~Ortholog(s) have role in endosome organization, regulation of protein localization and BLOC-1 complex localization) — protein MALQDESLGIDQLSVDYDYLVYRISDRVKSLELEATRLVQRQNELVGQVSERVIDENIERFRGVLRGLDELEEYFAMMEQIGMITDSFKERLDSAMAALK, from the coding sequence ATGGCTCTTCAGGACGAGTCTCTGGGGATTGACCAGCTGAGTGTTGACTATGACTACCTTGTGTACCGGATCAGCGACCGCGTGAAGTCGTTGGAGCTGGAGGCCACCCGGTTGGTGCAACGGCAGAACGAGCTGGTGGGCCAAGTGTCTGAGCGTGTGATTGATGAGAACATCGAGCGGTTTCGTGGAGTTCTGCGTGGTCTGGATGAGCTTGAGGAGTACTTTGCTATGATGGAGCAGATTGGGATGATTACCGACAGCTTCAAGGAGAGGCTTGACAGTGCGATGGCTGCTTTGAAATGA
- the SPC110 gene encoding Spc110p (CAGL0A02596g~Ortholog(s) have structural constituent of cytoskeleton activity), with translation MSDIKNFEFTPIGYIKSKSGENDAKETLMSPTGASVRSPGSVGHVRKARRRSINDTVNSSRVENDNDTFDETLPELEMRKLPQYRRVPESRTSARNSGAAPQEEQNRNDYSDILSKTSNPIKDQEQKIKDLEHENTVLKVKNVSYRSLLANYSGGSSQNNINLVEEVSIWKTKYLETNEKLLKVKQDFESYVQKMEQEKEVNTDQEKTKEPEVIPIDNPEYIKEREHILEELERVTEDFKNLRDRYNDLEIKFLSIQNELDEKKQEFESSTARLNEEIHTLKSTIDDKDATISEFKRKLGNAEDQLASIDDQNGNQNQKLLHDLKEREDAIDGLKEDIIEKENAIVHYKEEIQDKQNQLKESESKYAEVQKEFEDFKRELKKQTFEFEDGKKSTSRQLQELSVEKIQLEKQVCNLRGQIEKLEQQHRLTQSENDGLRTKLKHIESDLKNEKSRTEVKIKDLTSDLEDARKNLGEANNTIKELHHEIIKNATKSKDQLSEEVVEKDKEIDQLKHRVQRLDEELRTSQAELDKATKNREVDHELEIRRLQNKHEIEQESLKRELAHMTDEKERLVDLHRLDIETWERQIEALRKENENLISREHKESNNIEITLQDKNIQIRRLEADIVQLNEERNDILNKLRSLEQAKDRYKSEMKDALETISRLRVDLENNKSLKDSKDSLIERKYEKLKDEFKLMKKGYLDEMIKLQSRNRELNSDLQKRMDPSISTSANTTLADKLDYYKLKYNDEVRHNNDLRVINEYLNRVLRASAQDIRLNLLKVENDLNIDIHKENVPLSAPLSSSGGRPYSSSYTREFDKYDYRYRQKGKRFKTVALAVLAVIRMYRAAKKHNWNEQRIRYLQRKIIAKEDRITW, from the coding sequence ATGTCTGATATCAAGAACTTCGAATTCACGCCCATTGGGTATATCAAGTCCAAGAGCGGTGAGAACGATGCCAAGGAGACGCTGATGTCACCGACTGGAGCCAGTGTACGATCTCCCGGGAGTGTTGGGCATGTACGGAAGGCCCGCAGAAGGAGTATCAACGATACCGTGAACTCTTCTCGAGTGGAGAACGATAATGATACTTTCGATGAAACGCTGCCAGAATTGGAGATGCGGAAGTTGCCGCAGTATAGGAGAGTACCAGAGTCGCGGACTTCAGCTCGAAATTCTGGGGCGGCACCACAAGAGGAACAAAATAGGAATGACTACTCAGACATATTGTCTAAGACATCTAACCCAATCAAGGATCAGGAGCAAAAGATAAAGGACTTGGAACATGAGAATACAGTGCTGAAGGTCAAAAACGTTTCGTACAGGTCGCTACTTGCCAACTACAGCGGCGGGTCCTCTCAGAATAATATCAACCTTGTGGAAGAAGTCAGTATATGGAAGACAAAATATCTGGAAACTAATGAGAAATTGTTAAAAGTGAAGCAAGATTTCGAGAGCTATGTGCAAAAGATGGAACAAGAAAAGGAAGTTAATACTGACCAGGAAAAGACTAAAGAACCAGAAGTCATCCCAATTGATAACCCAGAGTATATTAAAGAACGTGAACATATTCTAGAAGAGTTGGAAAGGGTCACTGaagatttcaagaatttAAGAGATAGATATAATGATCTAGAGATAAAATTTCTATCAATCCAAAACGAACTcgatgaaaagaaacaggAATTCGAAAGCTCCACCGCAAGACTTAATGAAGAGATTCACACTCTAAAATCAACTATCGATGACAAGGATGCAACAATAAGCGAATTCAAGAGAAAACTAGGAAATGCAGAGGATCAATTGGCCTCAATAGATGACCAAAATGGAAACCAGAATCAGAAACTGTTGCATGATCTGAAGGAAAGAGAAGATGCTATTGACGGTCTTAAAGAGGATATCATTGAAAAGGAGAATGCCATAGTGCACTATAAGGAAGAAATTCAAGATAAACAGAATCAATTAAAAGAATCAGAGTCTAAATATGCAGAAGTGCAAAAAGAGTTTGAAGATTTCAAGAGGGAAttgaaaaaacaaacatttgaatttgaagatgGTAAAAAGTCTACTTCTAGACAACTTCAAGAACTTTCTGTAGAGAAAATTCAATTGGAAAAGCAAGTTTGTAATTTGAGAGGTCAGATCGAGAAATTAGAGCAACAACATAGGTTGACCCAGAGTGAAAACGACGGTTTAAGAACCAAGTTAAAACATATCGAATCTGATCTAAAGAACGAGAAATCGAGAACTGAAGTGAAGATCAAAGATCTGACATCAGATCTTGAAGATGCTAGAAAAAATCTAGGTGAGGCTAATAATACAATCAAGGAACTCCATcatgaaataataaaaaatgcaaCCAAATCAAAAGACCAATTATCTGAAGAAGTAGTTGAAAAGGacaaagaaattgatcaattgaaaCATAGAGTACAAAGATTAGATGAAGAGCTTCGAACTTCTCAAGCTGAGCTTGACAAGGCAACCAAAAACAGAGAAGTTGATCATGAACTTGAGATTAGGAGATTACAAAACAAACATGAGATCGAACAAGAAAGCCTCAAACGAGAACTGGCACATATGACTGACGAGAAAGAGAGACTAGTCGACCTCCATAGACTTGATATAGAAACCTGGGAGCGCCAAATTGAAGCATTAAGGAAAGAAAACGAAAACCTCATCAGCAGAGAACACAAAGAGTCTAACAATATAGAGATAACATTACAGGATAAGAATATCCAAATTAGAAGACTCGAGGCGGACATTGTACAGCtcaatgaagaaagaaatgatATATTGAATAAGTTAAGATCATTGGAGCAAGCCAAGGATCGATACAAATCCGAGATGAAGGATGCCTTGGAGACGATATCGAGGTTAAGAGTTGATCTGGAGAACAACAAGTCCTTGAAAGACTCTAAGGATTCCTTAATTGAAAGGAAATACGAAAAGTTAAAGGATGAATTTAAACTAATGAAGAAAGGTTACTTAGAtgaaatgataaaattgCAAAGTAGAAACAGAGAATTGAACAGTGACCTACAGAAGCGCATGGATCCCAGTATATCGACATCTGCGAACACTACACTGGCAGATAAACTGGATTACTATAAGCTCAAGTACAACGACGAAGTCAGACACAATAACGATCTGCGTGTAATCAACGAGTACTTGAACAGGGTTCTACGGGCCAGTGCACAGGATATCCGATTAAATCTGCTGAAAGTAGAAAATGATCTAAACATTGACATCCATAAAGAGAATGTGCCACTCTCGGCGCCATTGTCCTCAAGTGGCGGCAGGCCATACTCAAGTTCATACACCAGAGAGTTTGACAAGTACGATTACAGATACCGCCAGAAGGGCAAGCGTTTCAAGACCGTCGCGCTCGCGGTATTGGCAGTGATACGCATGTACAGGGCCGCAAAGAAGCACAACTGGAACGAACAACGGATCCGCTACTTACAACGCAAGATAATAGCAAAGGAGGACCGCATCACATGGTGA
- the TRP4 gene encoding anthranilate phosphoribosyltransferase (CAGL0A02574g~Ortholog(s) have role in cleistothecium development, tryptophan biosynthetic process and cytosol, nucleus localization), translated as MSSEDELVQLTKTLLEPVPTLTPKQLYRAMVIILELTASQDIDSLIDTLTLSTHVKIASFLSCLKASRLDHRAEYIAEAAKAVLGFSHVVELDLVEKTHREHREEVVLDIVGTGGDGQNTFNVSTSAAIVAAGIPGLKVCKHGGKASTSNSGSGDLINTLGVQSSKVTAETVPALWENKFMFLLAPYFHYGFGKTSNLRKLMHIPTIFNILGPLLHPVAHVDKRVLGVYSKDLAPEYAKAASIVYPNSETFVVWGHVGLDEVSPIGKTTVWHVTTTGQVDIFELEPAMFGLQEHPLDVCKSYGPERNAEILRDDILSGKYKLGDNHPVYDYILLNTAVLYCLSQGHRNWKQGVEVANESIQSGNAVKALEHFIKDVQDL; from the coding sequence ATGTCTAGCGAGGATGAGCTGGTGCAATTGACCAAGACGCTGCTGGAGCCCGTGCCCACGCTGACTCCGAAGCAGTTGTACAGGGCGATGGTGATCATTCTGGAGTTGACTGCGTCGCAGGACATCGACTCGCTGATCGACACGCTGACGCTGTCGACGCACGTCAAGATTGCCAGTTTCCTGTCGTGCTTGAAGGCCTCGCGGCTGGACCACAGAGCTGAGTACATTGCCGAGGCAGCGAAGGCGGTGCTCGGGTTCTCGCATGTGGTGGAACTGGACCTTGTGGAGAAGACGCACCGGGAGCACCGGGAGGAAGTGGTGCTGGATATTGTGGGCACCGGTGGCGACGGGCAGAACACGTTCAATGTGTCTACTTCTGCCGCGATCGTGGCTGCTGGTATCCCCGGGTTGAAAGTGTGCAAGCACGGTGGGAAGGCCTCGACGTCCAACAGCGGGTCCGGGGACCTGATCAACACGCTGGGTGTGCAGTCCAGCAAGGTCACCGCGGAGACCGTGCCCGCGCTGTGGGAAAACAAGTTCATGTTCCTGCTGGCGCCTTACTTCCACTACGGGTTCGGTAAGACCTCCAACCTGCGGAAACTGATGCACATCCCCACGATCTTCAACATCCTGGGCCCCTTGCTGCACCCGGTGGCACACGTCGACAAGCGCGTCCTCGGCGTGTACTCCAAGGACCTCGCACCAGAGTACGCCAAGGCAGCATCGATAGTGTACCCAAACAGCGAGACTTTCGTGGTTTGGGGCCATGTGGGCCTCGACGAAGTGTCCCCCATCGGCAAGACGACGGTCTGGCACGTCACTACAACGGGACAAGTAGATATATTCGAGCTCGAACCAGCAATGTTCGGACTGCAGGAGCACCCATTGGACGTCTGCAAGTCCTACGGGCCCGAGAGAAACGCAGAGATACTCAGAGATGATATCCTCTCCGGCAAGTACAAGCTCGGCGACAACCACCCGGTCTACGACTACATCCTTCTGAACACCGCAGTGCTATACTGCCTGAGCCAAGGCCACAGAAACTGGAAACAAGGTGTAGAGGTAGCTAACGAGTCCATCCAATCGGGCAACGCTGTGAAAGCCCTGGAACACTTCATCAAGGACGTCCAGGATCTATAA